The stretch of DNA TTGCAGGAGATCGCTGCCCTTTCTGGAATGCTGCAGAGGTCTACTACTCTGTTCAGTGGTGAGGTCTGCTGCTGCCCTGCAAGTTAGTTCCATCTCAATCTCTGATCAGTAATCCAGTTGTTACAGCCTCTAACAGAAAGTTCTTTGATTCTTCCATCCTGCTTCTCTTTCTTTGTGGGCATCTCTCCCGTGCAACTTGTCCATTGACCATAGGAGGAGGAAATTGTTCTTTGGTTCATTCTCTGTCACAATGGACGACGGAGCTGACCTCCCCTGCCAATTGCTCTTCTCCCACCCGGAGGTGCCTGGCAGCTTCGACGAGCTCTTCAACAGCGCCACAACGACCTGCACCCACACGCACAGCTGCAACCCTCCCGGCCCGTCGGGCCCCATGCACACCCACACGTGCCTGCACACGCACACCCAGGTCTtcgccggcggcgccgaggaCGACGACGCCAGAGAGGACCCGGCCAAGCCACGGAGACCGTTGGGGAACCGGGAGGCCGTGCGCAAGTACCGGGAGAAGAAGAAGGCGCACGCGGCCTTCTTGGAGGAGGAGGTCAAGAAGCTCCGAGCCGCCAACCAGCAGCTCCTGAGGAGGCTGCAGGACCATGCTGCACTGGAGGCAGAGGTGGTGAGGCTCAGGAGCCTCCTGCTCGATGTCCGGGGCAAGATTGACGCTGAGGTCAGCGCGTCCCCTTTCCAGAAGCCGTGCAGTGTTGGCTCTGTGGTGTCTGCTGATCCTGCTCCGTGCTTCAATGGCAACTCTGAGGTAGCAGGAGCCTGGGAGGAGAGCTTCGTACCTTCAGCTGCAGATTGCAGGATAGATGAAGGGGGCGGCGTGTCACGAGAAATTGATGTTCCAGAAGGTTTGCATCATTCCATGGATGTTGTTGCAAACTTTGTGAGTTCTGATTCTCTGGCTGAATGATCGTTTGCCTGATTGGCAGCTTTTTTTTTTAACCTCTGCCAGCTTCTTTGATCTTACTTCAGAGATCAATTCTCATGGAATAAAAGAATGATGAACTGACGATAGACTAGAAGTTTAGAACTATCTTTGATGTACTATATGGTTTGTGAACAATGTACGGAATACTTGTACTTGTATAGTAGCACTGGAAATATAAAAACTGCAGATACCTAAGACATTCTGCAAAATTCTTGTCAAATTGTCAATGAAGTGTAATTGATTTCTGATTTGAAATTTGTTTGTATTCAGCTGAAATTCTCTGAGACTACTTTACTGATAAAATGCACTGCACACAGAGTGCACTGAATTTACTGGGCACACTGAATTTGCTAACGATGTGGGGAAAATAGGGCAAGGTTGTGGTGTTCAACTGTTTGGAGCAATTCAGTAATTTCTTGGTCAAATTTGAATTGAACAGGTGTCAGGATTCTGCAGCAAAGAGCAAGGTATGATCTCAGGCTCATTCAACGGAGTTCGGTATTATTCTGCTGTCTGCTCTCATCTGCTTTGAAAGACCCCTTTTTTTTTGGAATCGTGCTTTGGTAGAACTACTATCGCTAATCATTGAACCAATGAATATATTGGTCCTGCATAAATGCACTATAACAATTCGCTGGCATTACTACTACTTGGGTTTTTTTTCAGATAGCTATCTGATCTCACTAGTCTGAGATTCATACTTGTCTTCAGCCTTGTTCCTCTGGATTCAGCATGCTCAGAATGTATCATGTGTGCGGTACtggtttgaaaagaaaaacgtACGAAGCCATGGAGGGTATCGTACGAACCGATATCAGATACTGAAGATCATGTCAACTGATATCCGTTCGTACAATAATCATGCCAACTCGGTTCGTACACCAAAATGGCTGTATGAACTTGGAAGGTCATATCAACTGTTGCTGCACAATAATCACGGAACCATTTCATCATCTTGATACAATTTCTGCTCAGGCATTTATGTATCACGCCTTGAAGTGCTTTTGTGAAACAGAAATTTAAACATCGGATGCATTTTTCGGCAGTATAAATTTTGTGGTCGAAGTGTTTAGAGAACTATAGAAACACAATTTGTCTATATGGTTAAATGTAAACATCTGACATAATCTGGAATTACGAAAATGGAAATGAGCTCACCACAAATTATATCATATTTATAAAAGTAAACAAACCCTGCTTATTCAGTATGAAACCCGAATGTAGTTTTTTAAAAAGAAACTCGGGCCGCCATTTTGGCTGCCTGAACTTTTATTACCGAGAGAACAATTTACAAGGGGGGCAAGGAGGACTTTGCAGAGTGTTACATCTTACATGGGGAAATAGGAAGAAGGAAGGCACAAGAAACTGCCGACTAATCAAACATATCCACGATCCACTAGAGGATTTACAGGCTATAATACAGATAGATTTTGAAAAAAATCTAACTCTATCTCTAATCATAAATCCGTGCTTTTCTCGAACACTAATCATAAATCCATGTGCCTTAGCACCTTGCTGGGTGACTCGCTAGATGTAAGCGTTCAATGAAGAAAATCTTGTTCTTGAAGTAAGAGTCTGAATTGACGTCGTTTTTGTAGTTCTGCCATTCTGTGTATCTTTGATTCGTGTGTGCCACAAACACTATGGATTGTCATCTCCATCATTGACAGTTCCAGAAAATATAGTCCGATTATTGATGGCTAACCACTCCTCTTTGACTGCATAATCACACTCCAAAAACAACAAAACATGTCACGATCTGttaatttacttatctttgagaCCATTCATCTTCACTTGCAACTACATGATTTTAAAATAAGCAGATACCTTTTCCAGCACCATCGGTGGATTATTTACTTGGCTTTCTAGAAAAACCCTACGGGTTGTTTAGGGAGGTGGCGCCTCATGACGTGATTTTACACGGGTGCACGTATCCAATCAGTTGACCAGATTATTAGCGTGTTTCTTTACTCCATGTATGTGTCCACCAAACGTTGCATACGTTACTGCACAACCAACAGCTGTTGAGATTGAATAAGCAGATGGCAAATTCGACATGAAACATGAACAGTTTCAACTGAGTTTACCTACGTCATGCGAGTTCAAAGTTCCAAGGAGTGCAATCCGCTCTCTTTTGGCACTTTTCAAATGCCTAGAGGTGAGCACGAGACGTCGAAGAACGTCTTCCCATGAACAAAGCAAAGACCCATTAACCAAAGGCATAGTGCTCTACTGTTTTACTGAGTGGCTTACCTCTGGTCTGTGTTACCGTGAGCAGTAAAAGGCAACTACACGACGAAAAAAGTTGAATGAAACACCATGTTGAATTGTCGATGCACATCAATTATCAAATGATGCAGATGCAGGTTCAAGCACATATTTTAAATGTATGGCATGGTAGAGCTGCCAAAGTTGGCTTCTTAACACTAGGCACGGCCCGTATGGCCGTATGGAAATGGAACCAGCCTCACGAAATTTTTGCAAAGAGAAGCAGACAGGCGTCAGCAAACTGTTGCAAAAGAATACGCACCCGACATGAAGAAACACTGATTGGCACCGCCCATCACCTTCACCGATAGGAGGATTGGACGGACACAAACCGTGTCCTTTTGGCTCCGTGAGAGGGAGTGTAGGTGAAAGAGAAAACTGGCTCCAGTAAACAGTATTTTGTATTTGTCCGAAGGAGTCGGAGCGGGCCGAAGCTCTTCCTGAAGCATGAACAAGCCATGAAGCCAGTCAATCTGCACTGGTACAGGCGTCCCTTTCAAGTTTCAACTTCTAGAGGAGCTCCGACCAACCATCAAGCAGCAGTGATGTCCTCGTGTCGAGGACCAAAGATATCTACATGCACAGACAACCCCTCTGCCAAGATAGTGATGCTGAGGCAATTTGCTTAAAATGTATAGAATTAAGAGCAGCGTGTAAAATATTCAATGTCTGGTCCATTTTGGAACAAGTTAATCATCGCTCAAAATTTGCTGCAGACAAAGAAGTTCAATCAGTCATCACATGCGATTTGCAGTCAATTCACGGTGGTCAGAACTCCGGTCTACACAGGGTTGCCAATGGTGCTACTGAGGGAGAGAAGGAAAGATGTAAAACTACAGAAAGTATTCTTCATGTAAAAAAAAAACTGAAGTACTACAATTCTCGATGATGGTGGGTTCTAAAAGTTCTCTATTTCCACGGTAGGTTGGTGCTAGTTACAAAATCTTTCCATCATTTCAAATGCTGCGCTCTCCAGTCAACCGCAAAATCTGTGTTGTCATCCTCTTCATCACTTGATGCATCGCTACTGGACTCCGTGTCCATACCTACAGGTTTGCTATTTACTTTAGCAGTACGGGCAGCTTTTGACTCTACAAGCTGTTTCTTCAACATATCTACTCGCTGCCTGTACTCCCTGTGTACAAATGAAAAGATGGTCACAATAAAAACCACGTGTAACAGGATCAATCTGCAGCAGCCATCAGGGATGTGAATAAGTATCTTACTGTTGCTCTAGAGTCAAGTACTCCTCCCTCTCAGCAGCAGCATCGATCTGCAGCATAAATGCAAAGTTTGCTCATATCGGCAGTGTGGAGTTAATATCTATAATTATAGGCACGTATTCTTTTTCACCGTAAGCATAGAATGTAGAATTCAAGTTAGCCTAACCTCCTCTTCTTCAAGGCGATCATCAACTTCCTGCAAGTCCTCTTGAATTTCCTTCTCGAATTCTTTGTATGCATCACTGTACAAGAATTTTTATGAATTAGCAAGATAATGTTAGTGTACATAACAAGAACCACGTATAATAATAATTTACTAAGTCTATACTGCTGCAGATTTTGATCTTGACTTATGCAAAAATGCAAAACAGGTGTGGAAATAACAATACATGACTTGGTTTACAAATCATCCTCATGCTGTTAAATTATGCTGATCAGCACACTGCAAAGCGACAAGATCGTAAAATGCTATTCAAAGTATAACCAGTCAATCCTGGTTATTTATCGAATTTAAAATTGCCAAAGGAACAGGGCAATACATGATTAATTAGGGGTTGTTCTGATGAAAAAGGCCATGGATTCTAGATGCAATGCAAATGCAAGAGGTGACCATGAAAACTTACTTCATGTCAACTTTTTGAGGTTGGATACCACGTGCCCGGAGATCAGCATCTTTGTTATCAAAGAAACCTTCAGGCAATGATGCTTTCACTTGAGCAGTTCCTGAACTCTTTGCATCTTTAGACAATGAACTGGGTTCACTGGATTGCGTGCTGTTGCCAGTTTTGCTGTTATCAAAGAAGCCATCAGGGACACCTTTCACCTGCATGTGATTGGAATTAGCGATCTCTCCAGATGTACTAAGTTCGTTaggagcaggagctggagcTTCATCTTCATCTGCATAGTCGAAAAAATTCCCTGGAAGGATTCCTTTGGCATTGGTATTGGTATGACTCCCTTTCTTTGCCATTTGATCTGGCCTAACAGATGGTTTATCTGTGCTTGCATCATTGGCCTTCGGTTGAGTAACAGCAACTTCACGGCGCACAGACCTTCCTTCAGGACCAGTATCTAGTTATCGAAGTTGTTGAATTAGTGGAGATAAGCATCATATTACACTGTAGCATACTGGTACAAGTAGGAAGCTATACCAATAATACATCTGTTTTATATGTTCCATAAAACAAAATGTGCAAAACCCCTTCAGTATAACTTTAAGATTAATGTGCTTTATTCAGATATTGTAAAATATCTAAAACAACTTCATGATGTATTAAATCCTACACCATGTTTCACTTAACATAGTGGCACACTTACAGATTTAATGATTTATCAGATACAGTTAGGAATGTAATTGCAATTTATTGGTAGAGTTAAATAAGATTAACAATTGGCATACAGAGATTAAAATGATACGTCAACATATATGTTTTATGAGAAAATACAGTCCAAATAGATTACATTGCACAACTCTCTAGTCTATAGAAACATGGCATCTGTGCAAAGAGTACATAGATGTCTTAAGAAAAACGTAAGGCGGACATTGGACCAGTGGCAGACCAAAAGGAAAATTCAGTCAACCAGATGTAGCTTAGGCAAAAGAAGAAAATTAATTTCCATGATAATGATAATGCATCTGACTTACAACCACAGAAACATGACATTGAAAACAATAGAAGAAAAATGCTCACATAGTATACTATAGAGCTAGTTAATTTTACGCTATTTGGAGAAGGGAGGTCGTTTGGTATTCTCACCATCATTTTGCCTTTTTGTTCCCTGATTATCAAAAAAATTGGTAGGTAGTGAGGTAGATTTTTGCTTGTGAGACTCCACTGGTTGTTCCTGCTTGGTATTATTGCCTCGAGATCCTGCACCTGCTGCAACCTTAGCAGTTGCTGCAGCTTTTGCCTGTTATCAAAATACAAGCTCAGTTCAGAAGCAGTAAGGAAAGGCACCTTCAATAGCAAATACACTTCGAATGCACAGTGTATGAATGCAATTTCATAAACTATCAGCTCATTCTTGGAGCGATTAAATTATACTTAGTATCTATCTCAACACAGAAATCATGTTCAGGCAACTCTTGTGGAAAGACAAGTATTCTATTTGATAGTAAGCAATAACTACAGACAACATAGATAAGGGAAAATAATGGTTTTCACCGTAGATAATATGCTATTGACTACGGTTAATACAGATAAAACATTTACCACCGAAACTCTGAAAGAGTAACCAGAATTTTTTTATAGAAAAGAAACCCACATCAAAGCAATCCTTAGAATAAGACAGTAGACAGAGGGTAGACCATTGGACTGCCATAAACACATGAATAAATAGGCATGAAACTTCTTCCGTAGTCTATGGAAGTTCAGAGGTGTGCTCAGAGGGGTTCAAATTAAATGGCTACCAAAAGAAACAAAACAATATAGGCGTCAAATATGTATTTGTACTGGCACTGTTTAGTTTCATATGGAACTAGCTATACAAGCAGAGAAAACCACGACTTCTGCTTACGACACTTCCTTCTTTTCCCTAAATGAAGTGATGGATAATACTAAGTTTCACATAGGATATCACAGCATAGTATAATGTGTATTGTGTGTCACTGCCTTTAAACATCCACTCGAATTATCCTCTCAACATGGCCAGCACCCACACTACAAGTCAACCAATGTTCTCAATTTGTCCAAGTAGCCAGCTTAGCCGCGATTAGTCGATGATCAATGGCATACTAGTGtattactccctccgttccaaaatgtaggtcgttttggcttttctagattcatagtgtttgctatgcacctagatataacatatgtctaggtgcatagcaaaagtTATGAACCTAGAAAAGCTAAAACAACCaacattttggaacggagggagtacctaTTATATACACTATATATGACATACAGGGCCTGGTCAGTATATGGACCTCAAGAGTAGCATTGACTAATCGACAATTAGTTGTCCAGATTGATTGCCCGGTGGCCAACAATTTTACCTCATGATGTTTCCGTGACACTTGGTGCGCGGGCCAAAGTGCTTCAGACTTCAAAGTAATATTGCAGACTCTGCATATGGGCTGATCAAATTCATTATACCTGCACAAGGTTATACAACTTATAGATGTCAATCCGTTAGTTCATACTAGCATTATTTAATTAAGATCCGGGGTACAATGTGAGGAACATTTTCAGTTTGTAGCTATAACTTAAAACTAGTTCTGATCTTACACGTGTGCTGTGAAGGTCTATGACAACCTCTGTAGAATAAATGAATGATGAAAGATGCTGGAATTCACTGTCCACTCTAAACTAATTTTTCTGATGACATTTCGGCTATCGAATGCATTAGCATACATACCATGAGAGTGTAAAATATTGATTCAGGGAGCTATACAGTACTTCGGAGCTATTGTCTACTGGCTAGAGTGAATCAACAAGTCTACTTGTTAGAGGTTTACGCACCACTACCTAGACCCTCACAATTCGCGGCTGTTCATCAGAATGCCCTAGGGTTTATACCTCGTACCAATACGGCAGCCAACCCAATCATCCCGAGTCCCAACCACGGAACCTAGCGGCAGGATTCCGAAGCCCAACCCAGAACCAAACCAAAGACACGgatcgagagagagagagagagagccggAGCGGAACCTGACGAGCGAGGGGTCGATGCGCCGCTGCTGCTTCTCCTTGGTCTCGCGGAGCTTCGCGCGGAAGATGGCCTTCCTCTGATCCATGCGGGCAAGGCCGTCCCCCGGAACAGGAAGGGTctcgccctcgccctcgcccGCGGCGGGATACggcagctggtggcgcggttCCGTCCTCGTCTAGAAGGTTCTGAAGAAACGGGAGCTGTCGTGGCAGGAAGGCACTGGCAGCGGGGGGAAGGAACAGGACGGGGGCGGTTGTTGGGCCAAGCAGATCAGGCGGGCTGAAACCGCCAACAGGGTCTTGTTTCGCGCGCGTTGGTTTGGGAGGCCTGCGATTTCTGCGGATTCTTCGGCCCAGTACACACACGCACTCGAAGTCGAAGACCTCTGTTCTCTTCTTCTCTGCGTGCTGCGTGCGTgagggtgggggggggggctcgcccgcgcgctcgccggcggggGGAGGGgcgcccggggggggggggggggaggtgttcgcgcgcgcgctcgccggcggggggagggggggctgGCGCGCTCGCCGGccagcgcgggggggggggggggggggggggcgcaaatgcgcgccgccgccgggggggcggggggcagatccgcgccgccgccggggggtggggcggggcggcgcgcgctcACCGGCCGGGGGTGGGGCAGATCCGCCGCaaccccggggggggggggggggttgggggCGCGGCAGAGGGCAGAGgtgagccgccgccggcggtgcccgggggggggggggggggcggcggcagaggggagaggggcggtGGCTCACCTGCAGGCGGGCGTTGGGGGGGGGTGACGGGGGTGACGGGCAGCAGTGCTAGCGCGCGCGCGTCCCGCGTCCGCTCGGTTTCACCGAGCCGCATGGTTCCGCGTCCGAAGGTATATTCCCGTTTTGGACCCGCTCCGTTCTACCCTTCCTCAACcaaaaaatggtaaaaatggaACCGGTCGGACGAGGTTGGACGAGGTGGTAGGAGAGCAGTCATCAGTCGACAGATTAACCTTCCCTTTCGCATACTAAGTGTAGTCTGTTTTGATTGACGATTTGCAAGGTCAACACTAGCAAGTTGAAGATGCCACCTCCCCGCCTTTCGCTCTACGGCTGGAATCGGAATACTCCATGTTAGTGTGCCGGGCATATCGGACAGGACTCGAAAGAACGGACACGGTAATTTGGCCCGTCTCAGCTCCTGGCAAATCGGCAACAGGCCTAACAGTAGTCGCTCAGAATTTTCTGAACAGGAAATGAACACGCCCAGCTAAACATGCTTCGCATCTTTTAAGCAACATACATCCGAGTAAAATTGCGTTAAAACCTAGAGACTGGCGCTAGGGCTGTACATGCATTGAAGTATAAGACCGTCCAAAATGCAGTTGCATTTGCAGGAGCTAGACGAACCGCTAGCAAGTTGACAGTTCGCTCCATAAACGGCAGTTGAGCGTAATTCGGACAAAAGTTCAAAACAAAAGGGAGGCGAACGTTTTCATCTTGTAGTTGTTGTCCGATGCACTAGTACGCAGGTGTGCAGGACAAACTCATCACCAGCCACCGCCGCTGCCGGAGCCCCAGCCGCTCCCACCATCCTGTGCTGATACGGCTTTTTTAGCGCTGCCCCATCCTGAGTCGTTAGAgccaccagcagctgctccccAGCCCCCTCCACTTCCACCACCAGCACCGTCAGTACCACCGGCCGCTGTTCCCCAGCCACCTCCACCACTGTTGTTATCACCACCAGCTCCACCCCATCCAGCAGCATCCCCACCCCCAGATCCTCCGCCACTACCACCAGCACCCCAGGAGGAGCCACCACTGCCACCTGTGCCCCATCCACCTCCGCCACTGCCAATGTTATCTGTCCAGCCTCCACCATTGTCATCATTGCCAAAGTTGCCACGACCACGCCCACGTCCTCGTCCACGACCACCAGAGTTGTTCCTTGAATCGAACCTCCCTCCTATTTTAAAGGGGGAAAAACAAGAGTTATAGTGTTCATGAATTTCTGAGGATCTACTAACATATTAAAAAATGTTGGTCAAATCACATGCAACTGTCAGAAAATATATTCAGATAAAGATGGTTAATTTCCCAGGCAACCAGATGAGTAGCACGTTCTTCAGAAAAGGTTTCTAAAGCATCAGACTCGCACAACAGAAGTGGCATGGGAACTAACAATAAAAATGCCACTGCTAGCTTTAATGGACTCCAGCAAACCATAAGAACAATAGTACCAAGTACTTGATGAGTATAAAATCTTAATCTATGTGAGGCAACTTGAAGAGTGAGATGGCTAAGAAATTGATGCATATGAACTTGGTGAACACTAGTGAGCAAATAATCACTGACCTGATCTTCCAGAGAATGATCTATCCCTGTCGTTATTGCTATCTCCCCTCCATCCATCGTTTGCACCACCTGCACCACCACCGGAACCCCAAGCTGAATTTTTCATAGGTACCATAGCAGCAACATTTCGCATGGATGGTCCGGCATCTGGTGGTGGTTTATCAATATTCTTCTGGAAATATGACACAAGGCGATCGATGTTGTCAAAGTCTCTCTTCCGGAATCTGAAGCCCTTTGGGTATAACCCAACATATTCATGATGTGGATTTGTACTCCTAATATATGACAATATAAAGGTGCCAGGATGTTCGTGAGATATGCCAAAGCTATATACTATTCTCATAGGGTTCTCTGCCTTCTCTGCTCTTAACAACTCATCAACCTCATTTTTTAACCCTTTCCTGAATTTACGGTAGGAGAGCATGCTTTTCAGGTGCCCTACCAACGGGTCCACATATCTGTCTATAACCTGTAGATTCATATAAAAAAGGGTTATTCAGATAAACAATGAATGAACACCAATGTAACTGCAGTAGAATTTTGTCAGAAAAGATGAATGTGAACAACTGGATCTGACATAAGTTAAATGAGAAGAGGCAGGCGAGTGAGAGGATTGTCAGGTACACCAACCTCATCAAGGTCTTCAAAAGTTTCATTGTCAATTGTTAGTGTTTTTCCTAGGCGAAGCAAACTTGTTATATCTTTGTGATCCTTCCCACCTTCAGTTATCTCCTTGTGCGCAAAAACACCATCAAAAATTTTCAAGGTAAGAGTCAAAAATGATGGTCCCCGAGAACTTGGCCGGATGACCTTCTCACCAGGCTCTTTATCTGATAAGAACTGTTTCAGTAGAAGAGAGTTCTGATTAGATACGCATAGCATACCAGCAGAGAAGAAAGAAGTACAGCGTGCATAACAGATTCGGTTTAACAAGGCAGCAAACCTGCATGGCTTCCTCAGCTGTCAGGTTCTGAAAGTGAGGGTGAACAATCATCCGGGGCTTGAAATGTTTCTTTGCAAGTTCCTTTTGTTTCCGAGCCTTATCCTCTACAGTCTGTGAGGTCAAGTCTTGTTCATGATAGTAAGGGTCTTGATCACCTCTGGAGAATGGTCTTCTCCTCATTTCACTAGCCTTGCATGTTAGGTAAACCATGAACCTATTTTTATTCACATTCCTAATTTTGCCGGTTAACACATCACCTTCGTGTAACTGCGATGATTCTGGATCAAATCCCTCATCAGAATAGTTGTCTGCCATAACTATGGCCTTCAAACCAGAATCAAAGGTGCAGATAATTTTGTTCTCTTGTATATTACGAACAGTTACTTGAACAATCCTTCCCTCAGATATGGTATCTTCAGTTTCACCAGAAAGCATCCAGAATTCCTCATCTGGGCTAGGCTCGGTATACAGGGTCCTCCAGTCAGAGAAACCACACACCAGTTCATCCATTATGTCGCACAGTGTTTCTTTTTTACGGAATTCCTCTGGAAGAGACTTTATATATTCGTCAATGTTAAGACGCTTAAGATTACGTGGGTCTTCTCTAACATGCTCAATCGCCATCTCTTGTTCATCGTCGTCCATCTCATTCACTTCATGTGGAGCATCCTCGGCATAGACATCCTTAGCCAAATTTTTTGCCAATACATATGATTCAGGATGGATCCTTGTATCCTCAAGCAGATCAATGATCTGAGCACTGGCTGCAGCTGCACCACTCCGCCGTACACGTAAGAACCCAGAAGCATTCATGAATACTTTCCTGCCTAGAGGCTTTACAAGCTCCTTGCGACTAAAAATTGATCCCTCTCTTACCAGATCTTTCTGCAAAGCTGAAGCTTTGCGCGGACCCAGACCAGCAATAAACTGTAAAGTCGAGAAATGCCACTCATGGCTAGCAGCAAGATTAACATCAAACCCTATCTGATTTGTTGCATCAACCATTACTTGCTCAACAACATCATATTTCTCATCAGGAGTAAGGAAGTGTTCAAGCGCGTGCAGTTTCCAAGAGAGTATCTCTTTTCCAGGTCCACATAGTGTTGCAATCATTGCCAATGGATTCTGAAGATAACGTCCAAGTGCCACAGCACGCTTCACAATACCTGTACCATGGTTGAGACATAAAGACAGAACGGCTGTTAATAAGGTACATATCAGAAGAGAACAGTAAATCACCATGTTGCTACTATACCTGATTGGCCAGGAAGTTGATCCGAAGATATTCGTGAGTTCTCATACAAGCGAGGCACAGACTCGTCACCATAGACGATGCTAAAATTTTCCATTTGTGGGTTAACATCCCTTGGATGATCTTCTACAATTCTAAAAATAACCTAACACAAGGATAAATGAAATTTAAAATAGACTTCCACAACAGCTATTAAGAGAGCATAAATGAAAATTTCACCAACCAGCTCTATACCCACAAGCAATGGGATATGGAAATATGTTCACATTTATAGCAACTGTAGTCGGCGCTACAAATGCAAAGCCTCATAACCATGGAGACAACCACATAGAGCCATACTAGGCTACCATAATATCTAGCAACGTTTGGTATGCAACATAGTAGAAGAACTAGGGATATAAGCAAACTAAACAGCAACAATCATGCCAGGAAATATGCAGTTAGAATTTTTCTTATGAAGGAACAATATATTGGGACAAGCCTACAAGGAACCCAGGACTCCAGGAGACAATGACTAGAAAACCAGGGGAAGAAAAATGCTGCATGGAGGAAAGACAATAACTGAACATATATGGAGTTCTGGAAGGCAAGGTGAACACAGGAGATTGTAACTACAAAACCAGCTGCAACAAAATGTCTGCAAATGCTGCTAGTAACACCATCTCCATATAATGGTAAATTCATTATATGCCACTGGGATAAACTCTAATCCCAGATCTGCCACAGCTAAAACAAATATCCCAT from Panicum hallii strain FIL2 chromosome 3, PHallii_v3.1, whole genome shotgun sequence encodes:
- the LOC112887235 gene encoding zinc finger protein 830; this translates as MDQRKAIFRAKLRETKEKQQRRIDPSLVRYNEFDQPICRVCNITLKSEALWPAHQVSRKHHEAKAAATAKVAAGAGSRGNNTKQEQPVESHKQKSTSLPTNFFDNQGTKRQNDDTGPEGRSVRREVAVTQPKANDASTDKPSVRPDQMAKKGSHTNTNAKGILPGNFFDYADEDEAPAPAPNELSTSGEIANSNHMQVKGVPDGFFDNSKTGNSTQSSEPSSLSKDAKSSGTAQVKASLPEGFFDNKDADLRARGIQPQKVDMNDAYKEFEKEIQEDLQEVDDRLEEEEIDAAAEREEYLTLEQQEYRQRVDMLKKQLVESKAARTAKVNSKPVGMDTESSSDASSDEEDDNTDFAVDWRAQHLK